In Tautonia rosea, one DNA window encodes the following:
- a CDS encoding MFS transporter, with product MPQPDPDPDRSSRSLGTSAWLVFTIASAGWVFDVYEGQLFAVFKGPMLRELLGGAPGAELTESLRGRIDWHSNVALALFLVGGAAGGLGFGMLADRVGRVRTMGLTILVYSIFSALTYLVTEVWQLHALRFLVAIGVGGEWAVAASLVAESVPTRWRAMAGGAFHASSVLGLVLASATGWIFSEPDQWRWAFLIGLLPALLVLWIRMSLREPERWRQATQSPGADPSPAGDPVPSTPKRSAGSLGQLLGDRRWRPRALIGMGLAAVGLGTYWGVFAFAPELVKDVLGDSLSDAEKQVRASQVYSLITLTGSAAGLLAFAPLASTLGRRKTFLLYHLGALILVPLTFLTASTLLTTVVLLALMAAFVVGMHAGYAIYFPELFPTHLRATGSSFCFNVGRILGAVMLLVRGGLGAAIGVRPAVAVVSLVFLVGIALLTVAPETKGTELPEEDSAIA from the coding sequence ATGCCGCAACCCGATCCTGATCCCGATCGATCCTCTCGAAGCCTCGGCACGTCGGCCTGGCTGGTCTTCACGATCGCCTCGGCCGGCTGGGTCTTCGACGTCTACGAGGGGCAGCTCTTCGCCGTCTTCAAGGGGCCGATGCTCCGCGAGCTGCTCGGCGGCGCTCCGGGAGCCGAGCTGACCGAGAGCCTCCGAGGCCGGATCGACTGGCACAGCAACGTGGCGTTGGCTCTCTTCCTGGTGGGAGGAGCCGCCGGGGGGCTCGGGTTCGGCATGCTTGCCGATCGGGTGGGTCGGGTCCGGACGATGGGCCTGACGATCCTCGTCTACTCGATCTTCTCGGCCCTGACCTACCTCGTCACCGAGGTCTGGCAACTGCACGCCCTGAGGTTCCTCGTGGCGATCGGAGTGGGGGGTGAGTGGGCTGTGGCGGCCTCCTTGGTGGCCGAATCGGTTCCGACCCGATGGCGTGCGATGGCCGGGGGAGCGTTCCACGCCTCGAGCGTTCTGGGTCTGGTCCTGGCCTCGGCGACCGGCTGGATCTTCTCGGAGCCGGACCAGTGGCGCTGGGCCTTTTTGATCGGATTGCTCCCGGCCCTCCTGGTGCTCTGGATCCGGATGAGCCTACGAGAGCCCGAGCGCTGGCGGCAGGCCACCCAATCGCCCGGAGCCGACCCGTCGCCTGCCGGTGATCCCGTTCCGAGCACTCCGAAGCGATCGGCCGGATCGCTCGGCCAGTTGCTCGGCGATCGGCGATGGCGGCCTCGGGCGTTGATCGGGATGGGCCTGGCGGCCGTCGGACTCGGGACCTACTGGGGAGTCTTCGCCTTCGCTCCCGAACTGGTCAAGGACGTGCTGGGCGACTCCCTCTCCGACGCCGAAAAGCAGGTCCGCGCCAGCCAGGTCTACTCCCTGATCACCCTGACCGGCAGCGCCGCCGGCCTGCTCGCGTTTGCCCCCCTGGCCTCGACACTCGGCCGCCGGAAGACCTTCCTGCTCTATCACCTCGGGGCGTTGATCCTGGTCCCCTTGACCTTCCTCACGGCCTCGACCTTGCTCACCACCGTCGTCCTGTTAGCCCTGATGGCCGCCTTTGTCGTGGGGATGCATGCCGGCTATGCGATCTACTTCCCCGAGCTCTTTCCGACCCACCTGCGAGCCACCGGGTCGAGCTTCTGCTTCAACGTCGGCCGGATCCTGGGGGCGGTGATGCTCCTCGTCCGGGGAGGCCTGGGAGCGGCGATCGGCGTGCGACCCGCCGTCGCGGTTGTCAGCCTGGTCTTCCTCGTCGGCATCGCCCTGCTGACCGTCGCCCCGGAAACCAAGGGGACCGAACTTCCCGAGGAAGACTCAGCCATAGCCTGA
- a CDS encoding serine/threonine-protein kinase gives MQAPPCDLIAIPIEGLDRWSWSRPSPIVSASLATAILDSATIEMVPGPFVRVPDSDPIVAHREAADFEIRGQRIGPYVLLEPLGAGSQAVVWRAVTDQPENGVVALKILTGVRGLDPRRLARFRREAERGRRLAGLATLPVVDFGTADGVAYMAMPVVEGDPLSEVIARRRGEWEPMLRRPHWLDPLPETSYLRSILGIMEQIARALARAHAASVAHRDIKPANILVDRDRSSGGAYLADFGLGRELDIATPEQLQDGAGTPLYMAPEKLRGGPRDERLCDIYALGVTLFEAVTLTRPFQVPNCCPLPALAACLMAQRPLRPRSVCPGLPRPLEAMIERAMAVHPSDRHPTAEALADDLHQFLMAG, from the coding sequence ATGCAAGCCCCACCGTGTGACCTGATTGCGATTCCCATTGAGGGCCTGGATCGATGGTCCTGGAGTCGACCTTCGCCGATTGTCTCGGCCAGCCTCGCAACCGCGATCCTGGACTCGGCAACGATTGAAATGGTCCCGGGGCCGTTCGTCCGAGTGCCGGATTCGGATCCGATCGTGGCTCATCGAGAGGCCGCAGACTTCGAGATCCGAGGCCAGCGCATCGGCCCTTACGTGCTCCTTGAGCCTCTGGGGGCAGGGTCTCAGGCGGTTGTCTGGCGTGCCGTGACCGATCAGCCGGAGAACGGAGTGGTGGCGCTGAAGATCCTGACCGGCGTTCGAGGGCTCGACCCCCGCCGCCTCGCCCGATTCCGTCGCGAAGCCGAGCGTGGTCGTCGGCTCGCCGGATTGGCCACCTTGCCCGTCGTCGACTTCGGCACCGCCGACGGCGTGGCCTACATGGCCATGCCGGTCGTCGAGGGGGACCCCCTCAGTGAAGTCATCGCCAGACGCCGAGGCGAATGGGAGCCGATGCTCCGCAGGCCGCACTGGCTCGACCCGTTGCCCGAGACCAGTTACCTCCGATCGATCCTTGGGATCATGGAACAGATCGCCCGAGCCCTGGCAAGGGCTCATGCGGCCTCGGTCGCCCACCGAGACATCAAACCGGCGAATATTCTCGTCGATCGTGACCGATCCAGCGGCGGAGCCTACCTGGCTGACTTCGGCCTGGGGCGAGAGCTGGACATCGCCACCCCCGAGCAGCTGCAGGATGGCGCGGGGACCCCCCTGTACATGGCTCCCGAGAAGCTTCGCGGAGGCCCCCGAGACGAACGGCTTTGCGATATCTATGCGCTTGGCGTCACTCTGTTCGAGGCCGTGACACTGACCCGCCCGTTCCAGGTGCCGAATTGCTGCCCGCTGCCGGCTCTGGCCGCTTGCCTGATGGCGCAGCGTCCCCTGCGGCCTCGGAGCGTCTGTCCGGGCCTCCCCCGACCTCTGGAGGCGATGATCGAGCGCGCCATGGCGGTCCATCCCTCGGATCGCCATCCCACGGCCGAGGCGCTGGCCGACGATCTCCATCAGTTCCTGATGGCCGGTTGA
- a CDS encoding PIG-L deacetylase family protein, protein MSTDPLLSGLPRRVLAIGAHPDDIEILCAGTLARFLDLGASVHLAVACQGDRGGLAGSDPELAARRRAEAEAAAALLGAPIDFLDFQDAGVFDTPEARDRFVAIIRKARPDLILTHAPEDYHIDHIRVGELTSAASWFAASPGHLGDQACLDRPPAIVFMDTIAGSGFEPSLYVDISEHFDLKRRMLACHASQTARNDGGIHALSDLAEVQARFRGFQVGVPFAEAFRPAPLWGRRRAGPLLP, encoded by the coding sequence ATGAGTACCGATCCCCTCTTGTCTGGCCTCCCCCGCCGAGTCCTGGCGATCGGGGCCCATCCGGACGACATCGAGATCCTCTGCGCCGGCACCCTCGCCCGCTTCCTCGACCTCGGCGCCTCGGTCCATCTGGCCGTCGCCTGCCAGGGAGACCGGGGCGGCCTGGCCGGTTCCGACCCGGAGTTGGCCGCTCGCCGAAGGGCCGAGGCCGAGGCTGCCGCGGCCCTGCTGGGAGCCCCGATCGACTTCCTCGACTTCCAGGATGCCGGCGTCTTCGACACGCCCGAGGCCCGCGATCGGTTCGTCGCGATCATCCGCAAGGCCCGGCCCGACCTCATCCTGACCCACGCCCCGGAGGATTACCACATCGACCATATTCGGGTCGGCGAGCTGACCTCGGCGGCCTCCTGGTTCGCAGCCTCGCCAGGGCATCTCGGGGATCAAGCGTGCCTCGATCGGCCCCCCGCCATCGTCTTCATGGACACGATCGCCGGGTCGGGGTTTGAGCCGTCGCTTTATGTGGACATCTCGGAGCACTTCGATCTCAAGCGCCGGATGCTCGCCTGCCACGCCAGCCAGACCGCCCGAAACGACGGCGGCATCCACGCCCTGTCCGACCTGGCTGAGGTCCAGGCAAGGTTCCGGGGATTCCAGGTCGGCGTGCCGTTTGCCGAGGCGTTCCGACCTGCTCCGCTCTGGGGGCGTCGGAGGGCCGGGCCGCTCCTGCCCTGA